Proteins encoded within one genomic window of Amycolatopsis sp. 2-15:
- a CDS encoding polysaccharide lyase 8 family protein gives MPVNRRTALRGGAVAAASVALAAAAHPALASDTVAAGSAPAVPASKVAATDPLKAIVVGYRELQTGINRPSAERTAALKNLGRVAKSYNDTMTVTGGPLWTDLPLGPGSDYTTSMYARLRAIAVDWGTPGGTLSGDPQVLDRIKKALELIYASQYNPQVGEIGNWYTYEIGVPYYVLHTLVTVADELTADELARYVSPIKRFVGNPNVRANSPSTVETGANRADKALISIVSGALVGDTAWVKTGIDALTDVAGGGAASLVAKLDKAGSDGFHVDGSFIQHDTIPYPGHYGIVLLTALSGAIHVTEGTEYALPEELKQKIYALVPDTFAPFVYAGALMEPVRGRMLSRQGETGHDIGHQLTVATLVLARAATGAAKAELSGLAAKWISEGTYAPFLEIPDPERFAPGPDLVATPGIEFAQEMLATHVRPTPITATHRIFGQQDRMLHVTEGWSSSLAVGSTRISRYESINGMNQHGWYVGDGVVYLFLPNAKGHYSDAYWPTVDPMLLPGATTKTGPTGALQSTPMSTKAHVGGVRWDARHGAYAMDFVSLDGTLTAKKSWFFTPAGVVCLGAGITDTSGQQVRTTIENRNLGENGRGTLLADARLVSSALGRVTSLRNPHWLHLDGAAGNVAGYVLLDKADVTALREDRTGAWRDIDTGANTKGTTDPYTRRYQKLVIEHGVKPTDAKYAYAVLPAASVVSTVASVLAWRVRANTAAVQAIRLWDNTLLANFYRADTVDEVTVSGPASVALGRSGSGWQLAVSDPTQSQDSVRVTVRRQSVEVPLKGTFGATQVVHLPR, from the coding sequence ATGCCCGTAAACCGGAGAACTGCCCTGCGCGGCGGCGCCGTCGCGGCCGCCTCGGTGGCCCTGGCCGCCGCCGCGCACCCGGCTCTCGCATCGGACACAGTCGCGGCGGGTTCCGCGCCCGCGGTGCCCGCCTCGAAGGTCGCGGCCACCGACCCGCTGAAGGCCATCGTGGTGGGCTACCGCGAGCTGCAGACCGGGATCAACCGGCCGTCGGCCGAGCGCACGGCCGCGCTGAAGAACCTCGGCCGCGTCGCGAAGTCCTACAACGACACGATGACCGTCACCGGCGGTCCACTGTGGACTGACCTGCCGCTCGGGCCGGGCAGCGACTACACCACGTCGATGTACGCGCGGCTGCGGGCGATCGCGGTCGACTGGGGCACGCCGGGCGGCACGCTCTCTGGTGATCCGCAGGTGCTCGACCGCATCAAGAAGGCGCTCGAATTGATCTACGCCAGCCAGTACAACCCGCAGGTCGGTGAGATCGGCAACTGGTACACCTACGAGATCGGCGTGCCGTACTACGTGCTGCACACGCTCGTCACGGTCGCCGACGAGCTGACGGCCGACGAGCTCGCGCGCTACGTCAGCCCGATCAAGCGGTTCGTGGGCAACCCCAACGTGCGGGCCAACAGCCCGAGCACCGTCGAGACCGGCGCCAACCGGGCCGACAAGGCCCTGATCTCCATCGTCTCCGGCGCCCTCGTCGGTGACACCGCATGGGTCAAGACGGGCATCGACGCGCTCACCGACGTCGCCGGCGGCGGTGCGGCGAGCCTCGTGGCCAAGCTGGACAAGGCCGGCAGCGACGGCTTCCACGTGGACGGCTCGTTCATCCAGCACGACACCATCCCGTACCCCGGGCACTACGGCATCGTGCTGCTGACCGCGCTCTCCGGCGCGATCCACGTGACCGAGGGCACCGAGTACGCGCTGCCCGAGGAGCTCAAGCAGAAGATCTACGCGCTGGTGCCCGACACGTTCGCCCCGTTCGTCTACGCGGGTGCGCTGATGGAGCCGGTGCGCGGGCGGATGCTCTCGCGCCAGGGCGAGACCGGCCACGACATCGGCCACCAGCTCACCGTCGCCACGCTCGTGCTGGCGCGCGCGGCCACCGGTGCGGCCAAGGCCGAGCTGTCGGGCCTCGCGGCGAAGTGGATCTCCGAAGGCACGTACGCGCCGTTCCTGGAGATCCCGGACCCGGAGCGGTTCGCGCCGGGCCCGGACCTCGTGGCGACGCCGGGCATCGAGTTCGCGCAGGAGATGCTCGCGACCCACGTGCGGCCGACGCCGATCACGGCCACGCACCGGATTTTCGGCCAGCAGGACCGGATGCTGCACGTGACCGAAGGCTGGTCGAGCTCGCTCGCCGTGGGGTCCACGCGGATCTCGCGCTACGAGTCGATCAACGGCATGAACCAGCACGGCTGGTACGTCGGCGACGGCGTGGTGTACCTCTTCCTGCCCAACGCCAAGGGGCACTACTCCGACGCCTACTGGCCGACCGTCGACCCGATGCTGTTGCCGGGGGCCACCACGAAAACCGGGCCGACCGGTGCGCTGCAATCCACGCCGATGTCGACGAAGGCCCACGTCGGCGGTGTTCGCTGGGACGCGCGTCACGGCGCGTACGCCATGGACTTCGTGTCGCTCGACGGCACGCTCACCGCGAAGAAGTCGTGGTTCTTCACGCCGGCGGGCGTCGTGTGCCTCGGTGCGGGGATCACCGACACGTCGGGACAGCAGGTGCGGACCACGATCGAAAACCGCAACCTGGGGGAGAACGGCCGGGGCACCCTGCTGGCCGACGCGCGGCTCGTGTCGTCCGCGCTGGGCCGGGTGACGTCGCTGCGCAACCCGCATTGGCTGCACCTCGACGGTGCCGCCGGGAACGTCGCCGGCTACGTGCTGCTCGACAAGGCCGACGTGACCGCGCTGCGCGAGGACCGCACCGGCGCGTGGCGCGACATCGACACCGGCGCGAACACCAAGGGCACGACCGATCCGTACACACGGCGTTACCAGAAGCTCGTGATCGAGCACGGAGTGAAGCCGACGGACGCGAAGTACGCGTACGCGGTTTTGCCCGCGGCTTCGGTGGTGAGCACCGTCGCTTCGGTGCTCGCGTGGCGAGTGCGGGCGAACACAGCCGCAGTTCAGGCGATTCGGCTGTGGGACAACACACTCCTCGCAAACTTCTACAGGGCGGATACTGTGGATGAGGTGACTGTCTCAGGTCCGGCTTCGGTGGCCCTGGGACGCAGCGGCTCGGGCTGGCAGCTCGCCGTCTCGGATCCGACGCAGTCGCAGGACAGCGTCCGGGTGACGGTGCGGCGCCAGAGCGTGGAGGTCCCGCTGAAGGGCACCTTCGGCGCGACACAGGTGGTCCACCTGCCGCGCTGA
- a CDS encoding flavin-containing monooxygenase has protein sequence MATHVDVLVVGAGLSGIGAACRFQLRTPGKTYAILEARDSIGGTWDLFRYPGIRSDSDMFTLGYPFRPWKDPKAIADGPSILSYIRATAEAYGVDRHIRFGHRVVSASWSSADARWTVEAEHDGEPATFTCSFLYLCSGYYSYDSGHVVDFPGREDFAGEIVHPQHWPADLDYAGKNVVVIGSGATAVTLVPAMAPEAASVTMLQRSPSYVVARPGADALADRLRAVLPENLAHRLVRGKNVVMGTLFFQLMRRLPERAAAVLRDGVAKQLPPSIPVDPHFVPDYNPWDQRLCLVPDADLFRALRSGKADVVTDHITRFTPDGIRLESGRELPADVIVTATGLRMVAFGQVALTVDGREINPGEQLVYKGMMFGGIPNLAWCVGYTNNSWTLRADLASQYVCRLISHMDRHGYVACAPDPGRAPTTGLRPVVDLMSGYIKRATSALPKQGGRRPWVMRQNYLLDLADMRLNRLDDGVMAFRRADERIPAPA, from the coding sequence ATCGCCACGCACGTCGACGTCCTCGTGGTAGGTGCGGGGTTGTCCGGGATCGGGGCGGCGTGCCGCTTCCAGCTGCGGACCCCCGGCAAGACCTACGCGATCCTGGAGGCCCGCGACTCGATCGGCGGGACCTGGGACCTCTTCCGCTACCCGGGCATCCGGTCCGACTCGGACATGTTCACGCTCGGTTACCCGTTCCGGCCGTGGAAGGACCCGAAGGCGATCGCCGACGGTCCCTCGATCCTCAGCTACATCCGCGCCACGGCCGAGGCCTACGGCGTCGACCGCCACATCCGGTTCGGGCACCGCGTGGTGTCCGCTTCGTGGTCCTCGGCCGACGCCCGCTGGACGGTCGAGGCCGAGCACGACGGCGAGCCGGCCACGTTCACCTGCTCGTTCCTCTACCTGTGCAGCGGCTACTACAGCTACGACAGCGGCCATGTCGTCGACTTCCCGGGCCGAGAGGACTTCGCCGGCGAGATCGTGCACCCGCAGCACTGGCCCGCGGACCTGGACTACGCGGGCAAGAACGTGGTGGTGATCGGCAGCGGCGCCACCGCCGTGACGCTGGTGCCGGCGATGGCGCCCGAAGCGGCTTCGGTGACCATGCTGCAGCGCTCGCCGAGCTACGTCGTCGCCCGCCCCGGTGCCGACGCGCTCGCCGACCGCCTGCGGGCCGTGCTGCCGGAGAACCTCGCGCACCGGCTGGTGCGGGGCAAGAACGTGGTGATGGGCACGCTGTTCTTCCAGCTCATGCGCCGCCTGCCCGAGCGCGCGGCCGCGGTGCTGCGCGACGGCGTGGCAAAGCAGCTGCCGCCGTCCATCCCCGTCGACCCGCACTTCGTGCCCGACTACAACCCATGGGACCAGCGGCTGTGCCTGGTGCCCGACGCCGACCTGTTCCGCGCGCTGCGCAGCGGCAAGGCCGACGTCGTCACCGACCACATCACCCGCTTCACCCCGGACGGCATTCGGCTCGAGTCCGGCCGCGAGCTGCCCGCCGACGTCATCGTCACCGCGACCGGCCTGCGGATGGTCGCGTTCGGGCAGGTCGCGTTGACCGTCGACGGTCGCGAAATCAACCCGGGCGAGCAGCTCGTCTACAAGGGCATGATGTTCGGCGGCATCCCCAATCTCGCGTGGTGCGTGGGCTACACCAACAACTCGTGGACGCTGCGCGCCGACCTGGCCTCGCAGTACGTCTGCCGGCTGATCTCGCACATGGACCGCCACGGCTACGTCGCCTGCGCCCCGGATCCGGGCCGCGCCCCGACCACGGGCCTGCGCCCGGTCGTCGACCTGATGTCGGGCTACATCAAACGCGCCACCTCGGCCCTGCCGAAACAGGGCGGCCGCCGCCCGTGGGTGATGCGCCAGAACTACCTGCTGGACCTGGCCGACATGCGTCTCAACCGGCTCGACGACGGCGTGATGGCCTTCCGCCGGGCCGACGAACGCATCCCGGCGCCGGCCTGA
- the rpmJ gene encoding 50S ribosomal protein L36 — MKVRASVRSLARQQGAQVIRRHGKILVINRDNPRNKARQG, encoded by the coding sequence ATGAAGGTTCGCGCGTCGGTCAGGTCGCTGGCTCGCCAGCAGGGGGCGCAGGTCATCCGCAGGCACGGCAAGATCCTCGTGATCAACCGCGACAACCCGCGGAACAAGGCTCGCCAGGGCTGA
- a CDS encoding VWA domain-containing protein: MTTPDPDRLRRWRLVLGGGEDGTGRSLSEEDSGLDAVLAALYDRRDEPVRSGDRRGATLSSSAPRVARWLGDIRRYFPGSVVQVMQRDAVDRLGLTRMLMEPELLSAVEPDVHLVGTLLSLNGVLPEETKETARSVVRTVVAELEERLAEPTRAAIRGALDRAARTQRPRAADIDWARTVRTNLKHYSPELKTIVPERLVGFGRRQLSVQREVILAVDQSGSMAESVVYSGLFGAVLASIRALSTKFVAFDTAVVDLTEHLDDPVELLFGTQLGGGTDINRAITYCQGLVERPEQTLLVLISDLYEGGVRDELLRRVGELVGSGVQVVTLLALSDSGAPFYDHENAAALAELGVPAFACTPDLFPELMAAALRREDLGRWVSAATATGD, encoded by the coding sequence ATGACCACCCCGGACCCCGACCGCCTGCGCCGCTGGCGCCTCGTGCTCGGCGGCGGCGAGGACGGCACCGGCCGCTCACTGTCCGAAGAGGACAGTGGTCTCGACGCCGTGCTCGCGGCCCTCTACGACCGGCGCGACGAGCCCGTCCGCTCAGGCGACCGCCGCGGCGCGACCCTGAGCTCGTCGGCACCACGCGTCGCCCGCTGGCTCGGCGACATCCGGCGGTACTTCCCGGGTTCGGTCGTGCAGGTGATGCAGCGCGACGCCGTCGACCGGCTCGGGCTCACCCGCATGCTCATGGAGCCGGAGCTGCTCAGCGCGGTCGAGCCCGACGTGCACCTGGTCGGCACGCTGCTGTCGCTCAACGGCGTGCTGCCCGAGGAGACGAAGGAGACGGCGCGCTCGGTCGTGCGCACCGTCGTGGCCGAGCTCGAGGAGCGGCTGGCCGAGCCCACGCGCGCGGCGATCCGCGGCGCGCTCGACCGGGCCGCCCGCACGCAGCGCCCGCGCGCCGCGGACATCGACTGGGCCCGCACCGTGCGCACGAACCTGAAGCACTACTCCCCCGAGCTGAAGACCATCGTGCCCGAGCGGCTGGTCGGCTTCGGCCGGCGTCAGCTCAGCGTGCAGCGAGAGGTGATCCTGGCCGTGGACCAGTCGGGGTCGATGGCCGAGTCGGTGGTGTACTCGGGCCTGTTCGGTGCCGTGCTCGCGTCCATTCGGGCGCTGAGCACGAAGTTCGTCGCGTTCGACACGGCGGTGGTGGACCTCACCGAGCACCTCGACGACCCCGTCGAGCTCCTCTTCGGCACTCAGCTCGGCGGCGGCACCGACATCAACCGCGCCATCACCTACTGCCAGGGCCTGGTCGAACGCCCCGAGCAGACGCTGCTGGTGCTCATCAGCGACCTCTACGAGGGCGGCGTGCGCGACGAGCTGCTGCGCCGCGTCGGCGAGCTGGTGGGCTCGGGCGTGCAGGTCGTGACCCTGCTGGCGCTGTCGGACTCCGGCGCGCCGTTCTACGACCACGAGAACGCCGCCGCGCTGGCCGAGCTCGGTGTGCCGGCCTTCGCGTGCACCCCGGACCTGTTCCCCGAGCTGATGGCCGCGGCCCTGCGCCGCGAGGACCTCGGCCGGTGGGTGAGCGCCGCCACTGCGACCGGGGATTAA
- a CDS encoding DUF5682 family protein produces MTTHLLGIRHHGPGSARAVAARLAELEPDVVLIEGPPEADQLVDLATDEDMRPPVAVLAYAADDVSRAAFWPFAVFSPEWQALRYAAEAGVPVRFCDLPAAHQFALGDEDRMPRTDPLAELAAAGGYDDPERWWDDVVESRRGGESPFEVIAEAMTALREDDRPADIHEQRREAYMRGVLRKTRKEGFERIAVVCGAWHVPALADPLPPASHDQTVLKGLPKRKVVCTWVPWTHGRLATASGYGAGVRSPGWYHHLFTTADEVTARWLTAVAGVLRKEDLPVSTAHVIEAVRLAETLAALRGRSSAGLSEVDAATRSVLCSGDDVQADLVTRKLVVGERLGEVPESVPQAPLAADLIATARRLRLKREPTARELDLDLRTPGGLDRSRLLHRLRLLEIPWGSPEISATRSKGTFRETWTLCWEPGFEVDLVAAAVHGTTVASAASNRVREAMAGKPPLADITTAVEGCLLGGLGDALPEVLTALDVRAAADTDVADLMTSLPPLARSTRYGDVRGTDTAQLREVADRLLTRVCAGLPPAVHGIDDDAARKFCDLVDNVHEATTLLGDAARERWLAALGKLAGRDSLPPLLAGRIVRLLHDADLFDSAEVELRLGRALTPGVEPAAGAAYVEGFFAGGALLLVHDEHMLRVVDTWLGTIPSDVFTEVLPLLRRTFGAFAGPEKRAIGERAATLSGGAPTARLAADELDEIRARSALPVLATLLGAAS; encoded by the coding sequence ATGACCACGCACCTGCTCGGGATCCGGCACCACGGGCCGGGTTCGGCGCGGGCGGTGGCCGCGAGGCTCGCCGAGCTGGAGCCCGACGTGGTGCTCATCGAGGGCCCGCCCGAAGCCGACCAGCTCGTGGACCTGGCGACCGACGAGGACATGCGGCCGCCCGTCGCGGTGCTCGCGTACGCGGCCGACGACGTGTCGCGCGCGGCGTTCTGGCCGTTCGCGGTGTTCAGCCCCGAGTGGCAGGCCCTGCGCTACGCCGCGGAAGCCGGGGTGCCGGTGCGGTTCTGCGACCTGCCGGCCGCGCACCAGTTCGCGCTCGGCGACGAGGACCGGATGCCGCGCACCGACCCGCTGGCGGAGCTGGCGGCCGCGGGCGGGTACGACGATCCCGAGCGGTGGTGGGACGACGTCGTGGAATCGCGGCGCGGCGGGGAGTCGCCGTTCGAGGTGATCGCGGAGGCGATGACCGCGCTGCGCGAGGACGACCGCCCGGCGGACATCCACGAGCAGCGCCGCGAGGCGTACATGCGCGGCGTGCTGCGCAAGACGCGCAAGGAAGGCTTCGAACGCATCGCCGTGGTGTGCGGCGCGTGGCACGTGCCGGCGCTGGCCGATCCGCTGCCGCCGGCGAGCCACGACCAGACCGTCCTCAAAGGACTACCGAAGCGCAAGGTCGTGTGCACGTGGGTGCCGTGGACCCACGGCCGGCTCGCCACGGCGAGCGGCTACGGCGCGGGCGTGCGCTCGCCCGGCTGGTACCACCACCTGTTCACCACGGCGGACGAAGTCACCGCCCGCTGGCTCACCGCTGTGGCCGGGGTGCTGCGCAAGGAGGACCTGCCGGTCTCGACGGCGCACGTGATCGAGGCGGTGCGGCTGGCCGAGACACTGGCGGCGCTGCGCGGCCGGTCCTCGGCGGGGCTGTCGGAAGTCGACGCCGCCACGCGCTCGGTGCTGTGCTCGGGTGATGACGTGCAGGCCGACCTCGTCACGCGCAAGCTCGTGGTCGGCGAGCGCCTCGGCGAAGTCCCGGAGTCCGTGCCGCAGGCCCCGCTCGCCGCCGACCTCATCGCGACCGCGCGCCGGCTGCGACTCAAGCGCGAGCCGACCGCGCGCGAGCTCGACCTCGACCTGCGCACGCCTGGCGGGCTCGACCGCTCGCGGCTGCTGCACCGGCTGCGCCTGCTCGAGATCCCTTGGGGCAGCCCGGAAATCTCGGCGACGCGCAGCAAGGGCACCTTCCGCGAGACCTGGACGCTGTGCTGGGAGCCGGGCTTCGAGGTCGACCTCGTCGCGGCCGCCGTGCACGGCACCACGGTCGCCTCGGCGGCGTCCAACCGCGTGCGCGAAGCGATGGCCGGCAAGCCGCCGCTCGCCGACATCACCACGGCCGTCGAGGGCTGCCTGCTCGGCGGCCTCGGCGACGCGCTGCCGGAGGTGCTCACCGCACTCGACGTCCGCGCCGCGGCCGACACCGACGTCGCCGACCTGATGACCTCGCTGCCCCCGCTGGCCCGCTCCACCCGCTACGGCGATGTCCGCGGCACCGACACCGCGCAGCTGCGGGAAGTCGCGGACCGCCTGCTCACCCGCGTGTGCGCCGGACTGCCGCCGGCGGTCCACGGCATCGACGACGACGCGGCCAGGAAGTTCTGCGACCTGGTCGACAACGTCCACGAAGCCACCACCCTCCTCGGCGACGCGGCACGCGAACGCTGGCTCGCCGCCCTGGGCAAGCTCGCCGGCCGCGACTCCCTGCCGCCGCTGCTGGCCGGCCGCATCGTGCGGCTGTTGCACGACGCCGACCTGTTCGACAGCGCGGAGGTCGAGCTGCGCCTCGGCCGCGCGCTCACCCCTGGTGTCGAGCCGGCCGCGGGTGCGGCCTACGTCGAGGGCTTCTTCGCCGGCGGCGCGCTCCTGCTGGTCCACGACGAGCACATGCTGCGGGTCGTCGACACCTGGCTGGGCACCATCCCGTCCGACGTGTTCACCGAGGTGCTGCCCTTGCTGCGCCGCACTTTCGGCGCCTTCGCGGGCCCGGAGAAACGCGCCATCGGCGAGCGCGCCGCCACCCTCTCCGGCGGCGCCCCCACGGCTCGCCTCGCCGCCGACGAGCTGGACGAGATCCGCGCCCGCAGTGCCCTGCCCGTGCTCGCGACCCTTCTCGGAGCGGCGTCATGA